One Deltaproteobacteria bacterium genomic window, TGCAGGTGATGGGCTGCCCGGTTAAATTCCTGGATGAAGAGGCGGGCATTGCATGTTCCCCGGATTTTGGCGAGCACACGCGCGAGATTCTTGGGGGCCTTTTGGGGCTGTCCGATGAGGACATGGATGAATTGCGTCGGCAGGGTGTGATCTGACGGAGCGTACCGGCCGAAGCCGGATGTAGTTCTGTAAATAGACCCGACGGAAAAACCGGCAAGGAGCAAACATGCGTAACTACCTGATCGAACTGGGAATGGGGTCGGACCTGCACAAGCCGGATCCGACCAAATGTGCGGTGCGCGCCGTCAAAGACGCCATGTACCGCTGTTCCATGGTGGGGCTGTTTGAATGTGATCTCCTCACCAATATCAAAGACATGCATGTAAAAGTGAAAATCGCCGTTCCGTTTCCGGATAAAGTGGATAAAGAGGAAATACTGAAACAGATCCCTTACGGAGAGCGGGAAATCGAAGTGGTCGAGGGCGGCCTGCTCGAGGAGGGTAGCCTGAGAAAGGATAAATCAAGAGACCAGGTCATGGTGGCCGTGGCCGCCATAACGGTCAAGGTTCCCTAGCCGGAAGCCTTTCCCTGAAAGAAATCCGTATCCCGGTCTCAGCGAGAGCAATGGCCCGAAACCGCGCTTTGCTCACGAGAACATTTGTCTCGTCAGGCCGTCTTGTTGGCAGGAGATCAGGACATGGAGGGAAATGGTTCCTCGATACCAGGTGGCGATAACAGCGCGTCAAGAATTACAGATGGGCGGGGTTCGTCCGTATAAGCGCCTCACTTTGACCTTTTCTCCCTCATAACGGGGTTAGTAATACTAGGTTAAGTTCATGACGAATCATTTATGGGTGGGAAGGTGGTGTGACACCATGGGCAACGCCCACCCATTCTAATCAACGCGGCCTGAAGGGACCTCCTCGTCTGGGGCAAGGTTACACCAGAAGTTTTTTTTAATGCGTGCTCGTTCCGTCTGCAGGAACGCATAAGCAAGGGTTACGAGAGTCACATGA contains:
- a CDS encoding Lin0512 family protein, coding for MRNYLIELGMGSDLHKPDPTKCAVRAVKDAMYRCSMVGLFECDLLTNIKDMHVKVKIAVPFPDKVDKEEILKQIPYGEREIEVVEGGLLEEGSLRKDKSRDQVMVAVAAITVKVP